A genome region from Etheostoma cragini isolate CJK2018 chromosome 4, CSU_Ecrag_1.0, whole genome shotgun sequence includes the following:
- the rbm15b gene encoding putative RNA-binding protein 15B: MKRQAGREASPSRAVAKRIRDRDRDRESGRREELPPPPLALLLAESRGYHRRSRSREREKPRLRDERAAAAAAAAAAALELHHRHELSLLGRAPPPPPLPLRTTAAAAAAAAAAELPAAARPGTLEYKTLLISNLGSQVSDEDVEDALFHEFKKFGDVSVKLSHTPELGRIAYVNFRHPEDAKEARHAKSSRLVLGERQLKIEPMYVRRRSVTPPDAGAYLPLHAPFAYRQRSISPPGPGASNIRDIRARHYALETLGLSRERERLLDYYGMLDERGRPYGVPTMPVVEDLKPEDDQRATSNLFIGNLDGNVTEAELRRGFDKYGVIEDVVIKRPARGQGGAYAFVKFQNLDMAHRAKVAMQGRLMGGNPIKIGYGKANPTTRLWVGGLGPGNSLAALAREFDRFGSIRSIDYGKGDSFAYIQYESLDAAQAACGQMRGFPLGGPERRLRVDFAKVEESPSRPFPPGYQPPVGAAPSHYDILGDAYSRHRSLERELRGARDRSPPPPPPGYGLVSARERERERERERALLERDFPSSPTRSLERRAGGVEAFGRSGRTARSRSRSRERWLKEREERRNRRRSLSADRPAEEREREKDREKEKGRSRVRGPVSPDASPDRAQVRAPDSTTEPRDHSPAAAAANDDVPPPSRHHGKRSGEHINNNNNNHHHHRGEVITAVSPAAQADATHTSSSPPGTLSEFAQASLPKTWHGFFALKNSSFPTELYLLEGGAAFFGAVMRDTLRLQSQNQPGQLKIAQRLRMDQTRLDEVTRRIKLGRPDGFAILLALQGPIDRQAPAPEPGLQARLLRHLVTYLRNKEAAGVVSLPGAKEGGPGAMLYAFPPGVFSQQYLHAAKRTVGNLDEEHMVIVIVSDTN; the protein is encoded by the coding sequence ATGAAGCGGCAGGCCGGGAGAGAGGCCAGTCCGTCCAGGGCCGTCGCTAAGCGGATCCGGGACCGGGACCGGGACCGGGAGAGCGGACGGAGGGAGGAGCTCCCGCCGCCCCCCCTGGCCCTCCTGCTGGCGGAGAGCCGGGGGTACCACCGCCGCAGCCGGAGCAGGGAGCGGGAGAAGCCGCGGCTCAGAGACGAGcgcgccgccgccgccgccgccgccgccgctgctgcCCTGGAGCTCCACCACAGGCACGAGCTCAGCCTCCTCGGCCGCGCGCCGCCGCCTCCGCCGCTGCCGCTCCGCACGACGGCCGCCGCCGCTGCCGCTGCCGCCGCCGCGGAGCTCCCCGCCGCCGCCCGACCGGGCACGTTGGAGTACAAGACGCTGCTCATCAGCAACCTCGGCTCGCAGGTGTCGGACGAGGACGTGGAGGACGCTTTGTTCCACGAGTTCAAAAAGTTTGGGGACGTGAGCGTGAAGCTGTCGCACacgccggagctgggacgcaTCGCGTACGTCAACTTCCGGCACCCGGAGGACGCGAAGGAGGCCCGGCACGCCAAGTCGTCCAGGTTAGTGCTCGGCGAGCGGCAGTTAAAAATTGAACCCATGTACGTCAGACGACGCAGCGTCACGCCGCCCGACGCGGGCGCGTACCTGCCGCTGCACGCGCCGTTCGCCTACCGGCAGCGGTCCATCTCCCCGCCGGGTCCGGGTGCGAGCAACATCCGGGACATCAGAGCCAGGCACTACGCCCTGGAGACCCTGGGTctcagcagagagagggagaggctcTTGGATTATTATGGGATGCTGGACGAGAGGGGGCGGCCCTACGGCGTCCCCACCATGCCGGTGGTGGAGGACTTAAAACCGGAGGACGACCAGCGGGCGACCAGCAACCTTTTTATCGGGAACTTGGACGGTAATGTGACGGAGGCCGAGCTGAGACGGGGGTTCGACAAGTACGGCGTCATCGAGGACGTCGTGATCAAGCGCCCCGCCCGTGGACAGGGGGGCGCGTATGCTTTCGTGAAGTTTCAGAACCTGGACATGGCGCACCGGGCCAAAGTGGCCATGCAGGGGCGCCTCATGGGCGGGAACCCGATAAAGATCGGCTACGGCAAAGCTAACCCCACCACGCGGCTCTGGGTGGGGGGTCTCGGACCCGGGAACTCCCTCGCCGCCCTGGCGCGGGAGTTCGACCGCTTCGGGAGCATACGGAGCATCGACTACGGGAAGGGGGACAGTTTTGCTTACATCCAGTATGAGAGTCTGGACGCCGCCCAAGCCGCCTGCGGCCAGATGAGGGGCTTCCCCCTGGGGGGCCCCGAGCGGCGCTTGAGGGTCGACTTTGCCAAAGTGGAGGAGAGCCCGTCTCGGCCGTTCCCCCCCGGGTACCAGCCGCCGGTCGGCGCCGCCCCGTCCCACTACGACATTCTCGGGGACGCCTACAGCCGCCATCGCAGCCTGGAGCGGGAGCTGCGGGGCGCGAGGGACCGctcgccgccgccgccgccgcccgGCTACGGGCTCGTCTCGGCGAgggagcgggagcgagagagggagagggagcgaGCCCTGCTGGAAAGAGACTTTCCCAGCAGCCCCACCCGCAGCCTGGAGAGGAGGGCGGGCGGCGTGGAGGCGTTCGGGCGCAGCGGCAGGACGGCGAGGAGCCGCAGCCGCAGCCGGGAGCGGTGGCTGAAGGAgcgggaggagaggaggaaccGCCGGAGGAGTCTGTCCGCCGATCGCCCGGCGgaggagcgagagagggagaaggacagagagaaggagaaggggaGGTCGCGGGTCCGGGGGCCGGTTTCCCCGGACGCGAGCCCCGACCGGGCGCAGGTTCGGGCGCCAGACTCCACCACCGAGCCGAGAGACCACTcccccgccgccgccgccgccaaCGACGACGTCCCGCCGCCGAGCCGACACCACGGCAAAAGATCCGGCgaacacatcaacaacaacaacaacaaccaccaccaccaccgcgGCGAGGTAATCACCGCCGTCTCCCCCGCCGCCCAAGCCGACGCCACGCACACGTCCTCGTCCCCCCCCGGCACGCTGTCGGAGTTCGCCCAGGCGTCGCTGCCCAAGACGTGGCACGGCTTCTTCGCCCTGAAGAACAGCAGCTTCCCCACGGAGCTGTACCTGCTGGAGGGCGGCGCCGCCTTCTTCGGCGCCGTGATGCGCGACACGCTGCGGCTGCAGAGCCAGAACCAGCCGGGCCAGCTGAAGATCGCCCAGCGGCTCCGCATGGACCAGACCCGGCTCGACGAGGTGACGCGGCGCATCAAGCTGGGCCGGCCCGACGGGTTCGCCATCCTGCTGGCGCTGCAGGGCCCCATCGACCGCCAGGCGCCCGCCCCGGAGCCGGGTCTGCAGGCCCGGCTGCTGCGCCACCTGGTGACCTACCTGCGGAACAAGGAGGCGGCGGGGGTGGTGAGTCTGCCCGGCGCCAAGGAGGGCGGGCCCGGCGCCATGCTGTACGCGTTCCCCCCCGGCGTGTTCTCGCAGCAGTACCTGCACGCCGCCAAGAGGACTGTGGGTAATCTGGACGAGGAGCACATGGTTATTGTGATAGTCAGTGACACTAATTGA